Genomic window (Cucumis sativus cultivar 9930 chromosome 2, Cucumber_9930_V3, whole genome shotgun sequence):
gatttatttgttgttgGAAAATAAATGACAAACGGTAATGTTAAATAATGCAAAGATGTCAATGGTAATATAGGGGAGGAATCAAACATGTAGAGTGTTATTTCATGTCAACATGCAAAGTTATGAGTGTAATTTAGTCCCACGACGTTACAATTTGACactttaaatttgagttttgttttaatttgattgttaggttttaatatttacaattttaagtATGGCGtgttttgtattaaaatttagtttagatTACTGGcgtcaatatttattaattagttttaaataattaagtgaattttgaagaacaaacaaaatttgtaatattttagaacccaattagtaaaaaaaagaaattgatttgttatattttcaaacttaatattaaaaatattatgcaaatataaaaatggttttaaataacaaattttctaaaaaatatttacaaatataacaaaatatcaaagtttagcaaaattaattttaaaaattagatctaTGACACACCATTTtgaatttgcaaaaatgacaaaattcaAGTACAAcccatatttgaaaaatgcaaaattacaAATCTACCCTATGGAATTATAAACATCTCCGTTCGTCGTTTGATATGCTGTTGATACACTTTATGTGTTTTTGATATActcaatatattaaataacacTTGATACTCATAATtggtttgatacacttgatatgttgttgatatatttgttaaacttTGCAAATACACTCAATCATTTAAATACATTGATACACTAAATATAATACGTTTGTTGTATTGTCGATACATTTATTAAACGATTTGTTCATACACTTGTTGTGTTTTTGTTCATACACTTGATGAGTTTAATACACTCTATAATTTTTATACACTAGTGATAAACATTTTATACTTCACCGATACactcaacaaatttaatatatttgatatagaTCACATGTTTGATATCCTTGATGTGCTGGTACGTTTTCTATGTTTACTGATATACTCAATTGATTAAGATACATTTCAGGTTTTTGTCGATACACTTAATATACTTCACTAGTACGCTTTGatacatattatatgtttgatacactaagttatatcattcatatacttaatattaCTAAAATGAATTGCATAGAagttacaaaaatgaaaatcaggTAGTAATtaagtatatcaacaaaataatacatataatataagtacatCACAACATTTATATACAAAGCTGATACATATAACGTGATGCTCTTAACAAACCAAAGACAACCATCTTCATTACATCCCAACTcaatagattttgaattagatcTCAATGTCTTAAACTCAAGATTAGTCTTGAGAGCAGAGTgacttcaacaaaatttatttactatgtacaaaacaaattattctCCAGAAAAGCCAACTCATTCTTAATATCGATAATAtcaatatctttaaaaattgttaattcacCTCCCAAATCAGTTTCAACTAGgaaagaagaagttgaagaatcAATTAAGCAtcaaatattgtatatataaaacaagCAAATAAAGGATATTGGGTAGATTGATCCTTAATTAATATCAAGAACTAagtcacattttttttaaaaaactagaaccaaacataaataaattaaacaaagttCTCCAAATCCCCTCTTGGTAAAAGAGATGaggaacaaataaaaaaacaaacaaaagagatgAGGAATAACAAATCGTAgccttaaattttaataaatgtcgATCgattcacaaaagaaaaaaatgatgatcaAAGTCTCTTACCAATTTTGGacaccaaaatatataaaagaatactaaggatttaaaaaaatattgaaaaaaatacgTACCTAAAGAAGAACGGTGGAAAAAAGGAATAGGAAGACGAAGATAAGAGACGTAGTGAAGAGAAGAAACCAATAATTGTGGAGATCGACGGAGTGACAGAGTAGACTACGAAAAGGAAGAGAatgaatgagaaaataaaaaagtagaaatttaGAGAcggacattttttaaataatgaaaatattaaaatatgaaatatcaaTACTTATTGTAAagttattatatttgcaaaattaaaaaaaattaattataatattactaAATGATATCTATATCGTTTCAATCcaatacaattttttgtttggaatgtaaattattttaaaaataataaataatacgAGAAGGACAAatgtcaaatattaaaaaatttagctgagttttttttgaaagagagtatattttaaaaaagtgttaCGTGATTATGGTGTGTTAATCTTCTCCCCAAACGTAAGGAACGACGATCCATTGAAAAAGTTTCAATTCCTGACTCGACCCGCGAAGAAATATCCATTCGAAACTCGTTGACGGAGAGGAGAtattttcttgaacttttattGCCCTAGTAAGCAAAAGAAATCTTGTTGATTTTCCAAATTCTTAGAAAGGAGATTAAGAATTGGTGGTAGAGAATTTGCAGTTTCGACGTCCACATTTTTCACTCATCAGATTGCATGTGACTAATTTACTACTACTTCACCACCAACCTTCTGCCTCTCCCTGGCTCCAATTTTCATGATGGGAACAAGTTTTAGGCCAAATCTCAGGTGGGGTTTTCAAATTCAGACTCATTCCCTCAAGAATTCCCCTTCCAAGCTTTCCCCACATGCCTGTTAGTTCCCTTTTCCCTTAACCACTTCATGATTTTGTGTTTTGACGTCGATTCATATCTGGGTTCATAGTTTCTTTGTGAAATATGAGATATAGAGCTTGtctttagttattttgattCTGTAATTCATCGAACTCCATCGTTCTGTCTATTtggttttacatttttaagcTTACATTGTTCTGCTTGTTATAcgttttaaattgttttgcGATTATCTCGATCATCtgaagatggaaaatttttGGGGTTTATTTGGGAATTTTGGATTGAAATTATGAACATCCCGCCAAAATCTTGCTCCGGAACggttatatatgtatatatctgTTACATGCCCTGAATTTACAGTTGTTTAAGTTTTTCGGGGATTGTTAGGCTCTGAAATTTTTCTCAAGGACTACTGACTACCACTGGACTGATTATGAACTGAATTTTCGATGATctatctttaatttgttttctcctGCTTAGATACGCGTGAGAAAGAACctcatttcttaaaatatatgaactGAATCGtgtttttaaagttatatGATGATATTGGCAATGGGAATGCATTGTTAAGTTAGGTTGGTAAAGTGAAACTCCTTTGGATGGTTTCTGTTTcctataaaagaataaaataagaatactAGTTATAGTCTCTAATTCGGTTCAGTTCTACAACAGCTAAAGGCAGGGAAGCCGCCTTTAATTCAGGAAGACTTTCCTTCTTCTCCAGTATTTGTGAAGAAGGAGAATCTATCCCTAGAGAAACCTTGAAAACATACACTTGCTTGTCTGAAGCTCCACAAACCTCGGCCAATGATCTGTTAAATTTGGAAGAGATCGAGGTTAGCCCTTTGCAATGAACTTCACAACACAAAACCCACATGTAATCTTGACATCACCTAGTTTTTTGCTTTTCATAGGATGGATTTTATATGTGATCGTGGGTTTATTATTCTTATCTTTCAGATGAACAGTGGGGCAAAGTCACTTGGTCCTATGCATTATGGGATTAAAAGTACCAGGCCATCTAAGGTAGAGGACAATTTTTCTTCCTGTACGAGCTTGCCTACTGGCAAGGCGTCACCTTTTGGCATCTTAATGGAAAACCTTGATGTTTTGGAGGAAACTTTTACTGAATCAGGCATGCTCAGCTTGGAAAGAGATATTGTGCTGCAACTAACAAAACTTGGAGCTTTGGAGTTTTTTAATACCTGTCTATCTAGGACTCTTAAAACTTCAAGTTTTCATGATTCGTCAGGCTTACCCATTGAGGGCGGTGAAGATCACAATGTAAACCAGAAAACCAATGACCAGAATGACAATGTCACAGTTTACTCTGCAAAAAAAGCAGGAAGAAGATCAGTAAAAAAGAGAGCAATGGATAATGCTGATAAAATTGCTTCCCGGCTGCTGACTACAAGAgctgttaaagaaaaaatccaTAGATCGACTGTATTTTcgagaaaaaaatcatctaaTTCAAGTAAAAGAAGACTGATTGTTGCAATAAATGAAGCTGAAATGTCCACAGGGGTTAAGGTTGATACATCTTTGATGTTTGCACAACCATCTTTTTGATACATATTATGTTAACATTGCTAAGCTTCTATCTCATTCCAggtagttgcaaatttagaaagaattaGAGAAACCTTAGAAAAGGAATCTGGAAGAATAGCAAGCATGAGTTGTTGGGCTGAAGCTGCCAGTGTTGATATAAAGGACCTGCAGAAACAGTTACAATTTGGTTCGTTCTGCCGGGATGAGCTTTTAAGGAGCACTAATTCATTAGTCGTGTTCCTGGCAAAGAAATACCGATGCTCTGGGTTACCAATGGAGGACTTGGTTCAGGTCTATTCATTACTGTTCTATGAGAAACCTGAGTGCTTTGAATTTCAatgtatatattcttttaagctttgctttttgaaaaagtatatggcattttttcccttcagtTATTCATTGATAATAGCTTATCATTTAcaagtttcattttttcttgtatGAAACCAAATTTATAGCACCCTCTAATTCTTTTTGGAGATGAAAAGCAGATAATGGTTTTTTCAGCCTACCACCGTAAATTAAGACGAGAATTGTGCTTGATGATTAAGTATTTCACCAAATTAATGCTCATTAAGGAAATTGATGTCAACATATAAATATGCAAATTTTGAATACTGATGCCTTACGGATAGAAATTCATTTCTCAATAGAAGCACATTAAGGAAAATGCAAGAGCTTATGCATCTTTGatgtttattttctcttgGATTCGTAGGCAGGAGCCCTTGGTGTGCTGCAAGGTGTTGAAAGGTTTGACCCTAAAAGGGGTTTTAGAATCTCAACATATATTCAATACTGGATAAGGAAATCAATGTCAAGAGTTGTGGCACGGAATTCAAGGGGAATTCAAATTCCAGTATGATGTCTTTTACACCGGGAGGcgaatttcataaaaaatttcatattcttgtATAGCTGACTCATCTTTATAATTCTTTGTAGAGGTCATTAACCAAGGCAATAAATCAGATACAAAAAGCACGAAAAGTGTTGAACCACAGTGGTAGGAGATATTCGGATGACGATATAGCAAGGGCTACTGGACTTCCTTTAGCCAAGGTTAGAGTTGCCAGCAACTGTTTAAAAGTTGTGGGTTCGAATGATCAGAAGATGGGTGATGGagtaaatatgaaatatatggTAGGATTTGCTCTCTCTCCTGTTCCCTCTTTCATTGAGGATTTCATTATGTTTAtggaaaattgtcaaaaatagcgaagttgacaaaatatttacctttcATGAAAAAATAAGTGCAACCTATAGAGTggaaataatttgttttttatatatattttttaaaaccctATGTTTATTAATTGAGAGTGAAGATTTTGTCTACTAAAGTTGGTTCATCAAAAGCTTATATATTGGTTCAAAATGGCAACGCCAGCTTGTAAAGTTGCGCTAACTTAAAACGATCACGTTTAGAATATCCCTTTGCAGACTTTTACAGTGGGAGTGAAAATCTTAAGAACGATGTTTTCCTTCTGGATGTTACAGATTACAAAACATACGAAAACTCtgatttgatataattttcttatggTGCAGGAATTTACAGCTGATATGTCAATACAGAGCCCAGAAGAGACTGTGAAGCGAAAACTAATGAA
Coding sequences:
- the LOC101206167 gene encoding RNA polymerase sigma factor sigC isoform X1 — protein: MMGTSFRPNLRWGFQIQTHSLKNSPSKLSPHASKGREAAFNSGRLSFFSSICEEGESIPRETLKTYTCLSEAPQTSANDLLNLEEIEMNSGAKSLGPMHYGIKSTRPSKVEDNFSSCTSLPTGKASPFGILMENLDVLEETFTESGMLSLERDIVLQLTKLGALEFFNTCLSRTLKTSSFHDSSGLPIEGGEDHNVNQKTNDQNDNVTVYSAKKAGRRSVKKRAMDNADKIASRLLTTRAVKEKIHRSTVFSRKKSSNSSKRRLIVAINEAEMSTGVKVVANLERIRETLEKESGRIASMSCWAEAASVDIKDLQKQLQFGSFCRDELLRSTNSLVVFLAKKYRCSGLPMEDLVQAGALGVLQGVERFDPKRGFRISTYIQYWIRKSMSRVVARNSRGIQIPRSLTKAINQIQKARKVLNHSGRRYSDDDIARATGLPLAKVRVASNCLKVVGSNDQKMGDGVNMKYMEFTADMSIQSPEETVKRKLMKKDIFNILQRLESRERQVLVLRYGLVDFEPKSLEEIGKLLHISKEWVRKIEKKAMTKLKNEETVKHLSHYLD
- the LOC101206167 gene encoding RNA polymerase sigma factor sigC isoform X3, with the protein product MPMNSGAKSLGPMHYGIKSTRPSKVEDNFSSCTSLPTGKASPFGILMENLDVLEETFTESGMLSLERDIVLQLTKLGALEFFNTCLSRTLKTSSFHDSSGLPIEGGEDHNVNQKTNDQNDNVTVYSAKKAGRRSVKKRAMDNADKIASRLLTTRAVKEKIHRSTVFSRKKSSNSSKRRLIVAINEAEMSTGVKVVANLERIRETLEKESGRIASMSCWAEAASVDIKDLQKQLQFGSFCRDELLRSTNSLVVFLAKKYRCSGLPMEDLVQAGALGVLQGVERFDPKRGFRISTYIQYWIRKSMSRVVARNSRGIQIPRSLTKAINQIQKARKVLNHSGRRYSDDDIARATGLPLAKVRVASNCLKVVGSNDQKMGDGVNMKYMEFTADMSIQSPEETVKRKLMKKDIFNILQRLESRERQVLVLRYGLVDFEPKSLEEIGKLLHISKEWVRKIEKKAMTKLKNEETVKHLSHYLD
- the LOC101206167 gene encoding RNA polymerase sigma factor sigC isoform X2, giving the protein MNFTTQNPHMNSGAKSLGPMHYGIKSTRPSKVEDNFSSCTSLPTGKASPFGILMENLDVLEETFTESGMLSLERDIVLQLTKLGALEFFNTCLSRTLKTSSFHDSSGLPIEGGEDHNVNQKTNDQNDNVTVYSAKKAGRRSVKKRAMDNADKIASRLLTTRAVKEKIHRSTVFSRKKSSNSSKRRLIVAINEAEMSTGVKVVANLERIRETLEKESGRIASMSCWAEAASVDIKDLQKQLQFGSFCRDELLRSTNSLVVFLAKKYRCSGLPMEDLVQAGALGVLQGVERFDPKRGFRISTYIQYWIRKSMSRVVARNSRGIQIPRSLTKAINQIQKARKVLNHSGRRYSDDDIARATGLPLAKVRVASNCLKVVGSNDQKMGDGVNMKYMEFTADMSIQSPEETVKRKLMKKDIFNILQRLESRERQVLVLRYGLVDFEPKSLEEIGKLLHISKEWVRKIEKKAMTKLKNEETVKHLSHYLD
- the LOC101206167 gene encoding RNA polymerase sigma factor sigC isoform X4; translation: MNSGAKSLGPMHYGIKSTRPSKVEDNFSSCTSLPTGKASPFGILMENLDVLEETFTESGMLSLERDIVLQLTKLGALEFFNTCLSRTLKTSSFHDSSGLPIEGGEDHNVNQKTNDQNDNVTVYSAKKAGRRSVKKRAMDNADKIASRLLTTRAVKEKIHRSTVFSRKKSSNSSKRRLIVAINEAEMSTGVKVVANLERIRETLEKESGRIASMSCWAEAASVDIKDLQKQLQFGSFCRDELLRSTNSLVVFLAKKYRCSGLPMEDLVQAGALGVLQGVERFDPKRGFRISTYIQYWIRKSMSRVVARNSRGIQIPRSLTKAINQIQKARKVLNHSGRRYSDDDIARATGLPLAKVRVASNCLKVVGSNDQKMGDGVNMKYMEFTADMSIQSPEETVKRKLMKKDIFNILQRLESRERQVLVLRYGLVDFEPKSLEEIGKLLHISKEWVRKIEKKAMTKLKNEETVKHLSHYLD